One region of Demequina sp. TMPB413 genomic DNA includes:
- the rpsM gene encoding 30S ribosomal protein S13, translated as MARLVGVDLPRDKRMEIALTYIFGIGRTRSHQILAATGVDADLRVKDATDEQLVALRDFIEANFVIEGDLRREVQGDIRRKVEIGNYQGLRHRRGMPVRGQRTKTNARTRKGPKKTVAGRKK; from the coding sequence ATGGCAAGACTCGTTGGAGTCGATCTGCCTCGCGATAAGCGCATGGAGATCGCCCTGACCTATATCTTCGGCATCGGCCGTACCAGGTCCCACCAGATCCTGGCAGCGACCGGAGTTGACGCCGACCTTCGCGTCAAGGACGCGACCGATGAGCAGCTCGTCGCACTGCGCGACTTTATCGAGGCGAACTTCGTCATCGAGGGTGACTTGCGCCGCGAGGTGCAGGGCGACATCCGTCGCAAGGTCGAGATTGGCAACTATCAGGGTCTGCGCCACCGCCGTGGCATGCCGGTCCGTGGTCAGCGCACCAAGACGAACGCGCGCACCCGCAAGGGACCAAAGAAGACCGTCGCTGGAAGGAAGAAGTAG
- a CDS encoding tRNA pseudouridine(38-40) synthase TruA, producing MTELHGSDVVRARLDLSYHGGSFNGWGIQPRLRTVQGELEAGLRKVVRGPAGRTYDEKTLRITVAGRTDGGVHARGQAAHVDIPVEAWSRLPGKTTRTPAQALRERLDGVVGADIVVKAASIAPEGFDARFSALERHYEYRVCDRFELRDPLQHAYVTWIDRALDVEALNTASATLLGLRDFAPFCRGREGATTIRELREFSWRRVETGADAGLLVATVRADAFCHAMVRSLVGAVMAVGYGRRDLQWLHMVATHPTRSPAITVAPPGGLTLERVIYPPDAEMASRAEATRARRAQWELEDARASREAT from the coding sequence ATGACTGAACTGCATGGCAGTGACGTGGTGAGGGCCCGCCTCGATCTTTCTTACCACGGTGGATCTTTCAACGGTTGGGGGATCCAGCCGCGGCTGCGCACGGTGCAGGGTGAGCTAGAGGCTGGCCTCAGAAAGGTGGTACGCGGCCCCGCCGGTCGCACGTACGACGAGAAGACCCTGCGCATCACTGTGGCCGGCCGTACTGACGGCGGAGTGCACGCCCGCGGCCAAGCGGCTCATGTCGACATTCCTGTCGAGGCATGGAGCCGCTTGCCAGGAAAGACCACCCGCACCCCCGCACAGGCCCTCAGGGAACGCCTTGACGGGGTCGTAGGGGCGGATATCGTCGTGAAGGCTGCCTCGATCGCTCCGGAGGGTTTCGATGCTCGCTTCTCGGCCCTTGAGCGTCACTACGAGTACCGCGTATGCGATCGTTTTGAATTGCGGGATCCGCTTCAACACGCGTATGTGACGTGGATCGATCGCGCCCTCGACGTCGAGGCCCTCAACACCGCGTCGGCGACTCTCTTGGGCTTGCGCGATTTCGCGCCCTTCTGCCGTGGCCGCGAGGGCGCGACGACTATCCGTGAGTTGCGGGAGTTCTCCTGGCGAAGAGTGGAGACAGGCGCCGACGCTGGCCTCCTTGTCGCCACCGTGCGGGCTGACGCGTTTTGCCATGCGATGGTGCGCTCGCTCGTTGGCGCCGTGATGGCCGTCGGCTACGGGCGTCGAGATCTCCAGTGGCTGCACATGGTCGCCACTCACCCCACGAGGTCGCCAGCGATCACCGTGGCGCCTCCTGGCGGCCTGACTCTCGAGAGGGTCATCTACCCCCCGGACGCCGAGATGGCGTCGCGGGCAGAGGCGACGAGGGCGCGCAGGGCGCAATGGGAGCTCGAGGACGCGCGCGCATCCCGCGAGGCGACGTAG
- the glmM gene encoding phosphoglucosamine mutase encodes MARLFGTDGVRGVANRDITAELALDLAVAAAHVLAERGEFSGHRPRAVLGRDTRLSGQFLSSAVAAGLASAGVDVIDLGVVPTPGVAYLTAFTEADLGVVISASHNPMPDNGIKFFARGGVKLPDAVEEAIEARVGDDWERPIGGDVGEVIASTDLQAEYVAHLATAVQEFAGASLPLAGLTIVVDGAHGAASETGPAALEAAGATVVKLHCEPDGRNINAGAGSTHMGPLAAAVVSAGADMGVAYDGDADRCLAVDGEGSIVNGDHILGLLAAAMRDSGTLYRDTLVATVMSNLGLHHAMREANIDIVETAVGDRYVLEAMREGGYSLGGEQSGHVIVSRYATTGDGVLTSLMLASLVTKDRSLAELARSVTTLPQVLINVGGVDRSRVHTDAELGAALDSARAELGDTGRVLLRASGTEPLVRVMVEASTPEDAQRHADRLAAVVAARLSV; translated from the coding sequence ATGGCGCGTCTGTTCGGCACGGACGGAGTCCGTGGTGTCGCCAACCGCGACATCACGGCGGAGTTGGCACTCGACCTCGCGGTCGCTGCCGCTCACGTCCTGGCCGAGCGGGGCGAGTTTTCAGGGCATCGTCCGCGTGCCGTGCTCGGCCGCGACACCAGGCTCTCAGGGCAGTTCCTGTCGTCAGCAGTGGCGGCCGGGCTCGCTTCGGCAGGCGTTGATGTCATCGATCTCGGCGTCGTACCCACTCCGGGTGTCGCATACCTGACCGCCTTCACGGAAGCCGACCTTGGCGTCGTGATCTCGGCGTCGCACAATCCGATGCCTGACAACGGCATCAAATTCTTCGCGCGCGGGGGAGTCAAGCTTCCCGATGCCGTCGAAGAGGCGATTGAAGCGCGCGTCGGTGATGACTGGGAACGACCCATCGGCGGAGACGTAGGCGAGGTCATTGCCTCGACCGACCTCCAAGCGGAGTACGTCGCCCACCTCGCGACCGCGGTCCAGGAATTCGCGGGGGCGTCCCTACCGCTGGCTGGTCTGACGATCGTGGTCGATGGGGCGCACGGCGCCGCAAGTGAGACGGGCCCTGCTGCTCTTGAGGCGGCGGGCGCCACGGTCGTGAAGCTGCACTGCGAACCTGATGGCCGCAACATCAATGCAGGTGCTGGGTCAACCCACATGGGACCGCTTGCCGCCGCGGTGGTGAGTGCCGGTGCCGACATGGGCGTGGCGTATGACGGAGACGCCGATCGCTGCCTCGCCGTCGACGGCGAGGGCTCCATCGTCAACGGTGACCACATTCTCGGCCTGCTGGCCGCCGCCATGCGCGACTCGGGGACGCTCTATCGGGACACGCTCGTCGCAACGGTGATGTCAAACCTCGGTCTACATCACGCGATGCGCGAGGCCAACATCGACATCGTTGAGACGGCGGTGGGCGACCGCTACGTGCTGGAGGCCATGCGAGAGGGCGGCTACTCGCTCGGGGGCGAGCAGTCTGGGCACGTGATTGTGTCCCGCTACGCCACGACGGGGGACGGAGTGTTGACCTCGTTGATGCTTGCATCACTCGTCACGAAGGACCGGTCGCTGGCAGAACTCGCGAGGAGCGTCACCACCCTCCCTCAGGTTCTGATCAACGTTGGGGGCGTCGATCGCTCCAGGGTGCACACCGATGCTGAGCTCGGTGCGGCACTCGACAGCGCCCGCGCAGAACTGGGCGACACTGGCCGCGTGTTGCTGCGCGCGTCGGGCACCGAGCCTCTTGTTCGCGTGATGGTCGAGGCGTCGACGCCAGAGGACGCACAGCGGCATGCAGATCGCCTTGCGGCAGTGGTGGCTGCCAGACTGTCTGTATGA
- the infA gene encoding translation initiation factor IF-1, whose translation MAKKDGVIEVEGSVVEALPNASFRVELTNGHLVLAHISGKMRQHYIRILPEDRVVVELSPYDLSRGRIVYRYK comes from the coding sequence ATGGCCAAGAAAGACGGCGTCATTGAGGTTGAAGGTTCAGTAGTCGAGGCATTGCCGAACGCGTCATTCCGTGTGGAACTGACGAACGGACACCTCGTGCTGGCCCACATCTCAGGCAAGATGCGCCAACACTACATTCGGATCCTTCCTGAGGACCGTGTAGTGGTGGAGCTCAGCCCTTATGACCTGTCCCGCGGGCGCATCGTCTACCGCTACAAATAA
- the rpsK gene encoding 30S ribosomal protein S11, with the protein MAAPVRKPRKKLKKTVAHGQAHIKSTFNNTIVSITDPSGAVVSWSSSGQVGFKGSRKSTPYAAQMAAEAAARKAQDAGMSKVDVFVKGPGSGRDTAIRSLTAAGLEVTSIKDVTPQAHNGCRPPKRRRG; encoded by the coding sequence ATGGCTGCACCAGTTCGCAAGCCTCGCAAGAAGCTGAAGAAGACCGTCGCGCACGGTCAAGCCCACATCAAGTCGACGTTCAACAACACGATCGTGTCGATCACCGACCCCTCTGGGGCCGTTGTGTCGTGGTCGTCATCAGGCCAGGTCGGGTTCAAGGGCTCTCGCAAGTCGACCCCCTACGCCGCGCAGATGGCCGCCGAGGCAGCAGCGCGCAAGGCGCAGGATGCCGGCATGAGCAAGGTGGACGTCTTCGTGAAGGGTCCCGGCTCAGGCCGCGACACTGCGATCCGTTCACTGACGGCAGCAGGCCTTGAGGTGACCTCCATCAAGGACGTGACTCCTCAGGCGCACAACGGCTGCCGCCCGCCCAAGCGTCGTCGCGGTTAG
- the rpsI gene encoding 30S ribosomal protein S9 has product MADETTETTESTETEINESTDTPTEFTSETAPVRGKGTSEIAPGAGLGRRKEAVARVRLVPGTGKWLINGRDLENYFPNKVHQQIVNSPFAVLDIEEKFDVHARIHGGGPSGQAGALRLGVARALNAIDLDTNRATLKKSGFLTRDARVVERKKAGLKKARRAPQYSKR; this is encoded by the coding sequence ATGGCAGACGAGACCACTGAGACCACTGAGTCCACCGAGACTGAGATCAACGAGTCGACCGACACCCCTACGGAGTTCACCTCCGAAACCGCGCCCGTTCGCGGCAAGGGCACGTCAGAGATCGCCCCAGGCGCTGGCCTTGGACGCCGCAAGGAAGCGGTCGCCCGCGTCCGCTTGGTGCCAGGCACCGGCAAGTGGCTGATCAACGGTCGCGACCTGGAGAACTACTTCCCCAACAAGGTGCACCAGCAGATCGTGAACTCGCCGTTCGCGGTCCTCGACATCGAAGAGAAGTTTGACGTTCACGCCCGCATTCACGGCGGCGGCCCGTCCGGCCAAGCAGGCGCCTTGCGCCTCGGTGTCGCTCGCGCACTGAACGCCATCGACCTCGACACCAACAGGGCGACCCTCAAGAAGTCTGGCTTCCTGACTCGCGACGCCCGCGTCGTCGAGCGCAAGAAGGCCGGTCTCAAGAAGGCCCGTCGCGCTCCTCAGTACTCGAAGCGCTAA
- a CDS encoding DedA family protein produces MSGFWDWLVHLSSNVEHGILELVDSLWIYPAVFAVSVIDAIFPVVPSESVIIGAASAWQSVGQPILPLLFLAGAAGAWCGDQTAYFIGTKVDVRHIKLFRRPRILAALDWAEHSLETRGTLYIIAARFIPMGRVAVNLSAGALGFPRRRFMAIDAVAVTIWAAWGILIGTVAASLFEDNLLLSIAAGITGGVVLGFAVDKVMSLAGLSSPELPPLAEQIEADESLPGEESHRD; encoded by the coding sequence ATGAGCGGCTTCTGGGACTGGCTAGTCCACCTGTCGAGCAACGTCGAACACGGCATCCTTGAGCTGGTCGATTCCCTGTGGATCTATCCTGCGGTCTTCGCGGTGTCAGTCATCGACGCGATTTTCCCCGTGGTGCCCAGCGAGTCGGTCATCATCGGCGCGGCGTCGGCTTGGCAATCCGTCGGTCAACCGATCCTCCCCTTGTTGTTTCTGGCAGGAGCGGCAGGCGCATGGTGCGGCGATCAGACCGCCTACTTCATCGGAACCAAGGTGGACGTCCGCCATATCAAGCTGTTCAGGCGCCCCAGGATCCTCGCGGCGCTCGATTGGGCCGAGCATTCATTGGAGACGCGCGGCACGTTGTACATCATCGCCGCGCGCTTCATCCCGATGGGCAGGGTTGCTGTCAATCTCTCCGCCGGCGCGCTGGGCTTTCCCCGCCGCCGCTTCATGGCAATCGACGCGGTTGCCGTCACGATCTGGGCAGCATGGGGCATCCTCATCGGCACGGTTGCCGCGAGCCTCTTCGAAGACAACCTCTTGCTGTCGATCGCAGCGGGCATCACGGGAGGAGTGGTGCTGGGCTTCGCCGTCGACAAGGTGATGAGCTTGGCCGGACTCAGCTCGCCTGAACTCCCGCCGTTGGCCGAGCAGATCGAGGCCGACGAGTCGCTGCCTGGCGAAGAGAGCCACCGTGACTAG
- the rplM gene encoding 50S ribosomal protein L13, translating into MRTFSPKPGDVTSKWHVIDATDVVLGRLASQAAALLRGKHKATFAPHVDSGDFVIVINAEKVALTGAKLTDKMVYRHSGYPGGLKTKPIGELIADQPTKVIENAVRGMLPRTKLGRAQLSKLKVYAGPEHPHAAQQPAPFEISQVAQ; encoded by the coding sequence GTGCGTACGTTTTCTCCCAAGCCTGGTGACGTGACCAGCAAATGGCACGTCATCGACGCTACTGACGTGGTTCTCGGTCGTCTGGCCTCACAGGCTGCTGCGCTGTTGCGCGGCAAGCACAAGGCGACGTTCGCTCCCCACGTCGATAGCGGTGACTTCGTCATCGTCATCAACGCTGAGAAGGTTGCCCTGACCGGGGCCAAGCTCACCGACAAGATGGTGTACCGCCACTCCGGTTACCCGGGCGGCTTGAAGACCAAGCCGATTGGCGAACTGATTGCCGATCAGCCCACCAAGGTCATCGAGAACGCGGTCAGGGGCATGCTGCCCAGGACCAAGCTCGGTCGCGCCCAGCTATCCAAGCTGAAGGTCTATGCAGGCCCTGAGCACCCCCACGCGGCGCAGCAGCCCGCCCCGTTCGAGATTTCGCAGGTGGCGCAGTAA
- the rpmJ gene encoding 50S ribosomal protein L36 has protein sequence MKVKPSVKPICEKCKVIRRNGRVMVICENLRHKQRQG, from the coding sequence ATGAAGGTGAAGCCGAGCGTCAAGCCCATCTGTGAAAAGTGCAAGGTGATTCGCCGCAATGGCCGTGTGATGGTCATTTGCGAGAACCTGCGCCACAAGCAGCGTCAAGGCTAG
- a CDS encoding DNA-directed RNA polymerase subunit alpha yields MLIAQRPTLTEKVLSDNRSQFSLKPLEPGFGYTLGNSLRRTLLSSIPGAAVTSVRFEGVLHEFTTIEGVKEDVTEILLNLKNLVVSSDHDEPVIMYLRKSGAGAVTAADIAPPAGVEIHNPDLHVATLNSQAKFEVELTVERGRGYVPAALNKSYDAEIGQIPVDSIYSPVLKVTYKVEATRVAQRTDFDELVLDVETKSSISPRDAVASAGSTLVELFSLARSLNEAAEGIEIGPSDTDEALEEDYNMPIEDLTLTQRSYNCLKREGIHTVGELTARSETDLMDIRNFGQKSITEVKEKLAELGFTLKDGGQDYDPTASGVFFSGGDE; encoded by the coding sequence GTGCTGATTGCACAGCGTCCCACTTTGACCGAGAAGGTCTTGTCGGACAACCGTTCACAGTTCTCCCTCAAGCCGCTGGAGCCAGGCTTCGGTTACACCCTCGGAAACTCGCTCCGCCGCACGTTGCTCTCGTCCATTCCTGGTGCCGCAGTCACCAGTGTTCGCTTCGAGGGCGTCCTGCACGAATTCACCACGATCGAGGGGGTGAAGGAGGACGTCACCGAGATCCTCCTGAACCTCAAGAACCTCGTGGTTTCGTCCGATCACGACGAGCCCGTCATCATGTACCTGCGCAAGTCAGGTGCTGGAGCCGTGACCGCGGCCGACATTGCACCGCCAGCGGGTGTCGAGATCCACAACCCCGACCTGCACGTCGCGACGCTTAACTCGCAGGCAAAGTTCGAGGTCGAACTGACCGTCGAGCGCGGCCGTGGCTACGTCCCAGCGGCACTCAACAAGTCGTACGACGCAGAGATCGGACAGATTCCTGTCGACTCGATCTACTCGCCAGTGCTCAAGGTCACGTACAAGGTCGAAGCGACCCGTGTGGCCCAGCGCACCGACTTTGACGAATTGGTTCTCGACGTGGAAACCAAGTCATCGATCTCGCCGCGTGACGCGGTGGCATCGGCCGGCTCTACGCTCGTCGAACTCTTCTCGCTCGCACGTAGCCTCAACGAGGCGGCAGAGGGAATTGAGATTGGTCCTTCCGACACCGATGAGGCGCTCGAAGAGGACTACAACATGCCGATTGAGGACCTGACGCTCACGCAGCGCTCGTACAACTGCCTCAAGCGCGAGGGTATTCACACCGTTGGCGAGCTCACCGCGCGCTCGGAGACGGACCTCATGGACATTCGCAACTTCGGTCAGAAGTCGATCACCGAGGTGAAGGAAAAGCTCGCCGAGCTTGGCTTCACCCTGAAGGACGGCGGTCAGGACTACGACCCGACCGCTTCCGGTGTGTTCTTCTCCGGCGGCGACGAGTAA
- the rplQ gene encoding 50S ribosomal protein L17, with protein MPTPTKGPRLGGGPAHERQILANLAQSLFEHGRITTTETKAKRLRPHAERLITFAKRGDLASRRRVMGIISDKGVVHTLFTEIGPGFAEREGGYTRITKVGPRKGDNAPMAVIELVEFGAPAKKAVKAEAEKATKKAAQKADKAPKAEAPAAEEAPEPETQVTEVEGAHTEEPAEGPEVTENDDK; from the coding sequence ATGCCTACACCCACCAAGGGTCCCCGTCTCGGCGGAGGTCCTGCACACGAGCGCCAGATTCTCGCGAACCTCGCGCAGTCGCTGTTCGAGCACGGCCGCATCACCACCACGGAGACCAAGGCCAAGCGCCTGCGTCCCCACGCCGAGCGTCTGATCACCTTCGCAAAGCGGGGCGACCTCGCGTCGCGTCGTCGCGTCATGGGAATCATCTCTGACAAGGGAGTGGTGCACACCCTGTTCACCGAGATCGGCCCCGGATTCGCCGAGCGCGAGGGTGGCTACACCCGGATCACGAAGGTCGGCCCCCGCAAGGGCGACAACGCTCCTATGGCAGTGATCGAACTCGTGGAGTTCGGTGCTCCTGCCAAGAAGGCCGTCAAGGCCGAGGCGGAGAAGGCGACCAAGAAGGCGGCGCAGAAGGCTGACAAGGCACCCAAGGCGGAAGCGCCTGCTGCCGAGGAAGCCCCAGAGCCCGAGACTCAGGTCACCGAAGTTGAAGGTGCGCACACCGAAGAGCCCGCAGAGGGCCCCGAGGTGACAGAGAACGACGACAAGTAG
- a CDS encoding bifunctional 2-polyprenyl-6-hydroxyphenol methylase/3-demethylubiquinol 3-O-methyltransferase UbiG, which produces MTSEPVDGVDIPWEEARRANLANWEDRVPLHVEAYQTAALREDPDHLSPVVRTDLEALLPHLPGQSLAGLDLCHLQCHIGTDTVSLARAGARVTGIDFSPAALDAAAALAADCGVTADWIQTDVLDAREAVDRHLGVERLFDVVYTSIGTIGWLGDLDRWAAQVAALLKPGGVFYIRDGHPMLGSLDEFAPELTLRYRYFGDGRALQWDDEGTYVGDGKVHHTRTYEWPHPLSEVVTALLAHGLAIVALDEGKTLPWQFSPRMQPVSNEPDADYAWPEHERDLVPCTFTVVAWRL; this is translated from the coding sequence GTGACTAGCGAGCCAGTCGACGGCGTCGACATTCCATGGGAGGAGGCGCGGCGCGCGAACCTCGCCAACTGGGAGGACAGGGTCCCGCTCCACGTCGAGGCCTATCAGACCGCCGCTCTGCGTGAGGATCCCGACCACCTGAGCCCGGTGGTGCGCACCGACCTCGAGGCGCTACTGCCCCATCTGCCAGGTCAGTCGCTCGCCGGACTGGATCTGTGCCACCTTCAGTGTCACATCGGAACCGACACCGTCTCGCTCGCCAGGGCAGGTGCGCGCGTGACTGGAATCGACTTCTCGCCCGCCGCCCTTGATGCGGCTGCTGCGCTGGCCGCTGACTGCGGAGTGACGGCAGACTGGATCCAGACGGACGTGCTCGACGCGAGAGAGGCGGTGGACCGTCACCTCGGCGTCGAACGGCTCTTCGATGTCGTGTACACCAGCATCGGCACGATCGGTTGGCTGGGCGACCTCGACCGCTGGGCGGCGCAGGTGGCCGCGCTCCTGAAGCCAGGCGGCGTCTTCTACATTCGCGACGGACATCCCATGCTCGGCAGCCTCGACGAGTTCGCTCCTGAGCTGACCTTGCGTTACCGGTACTTTGGCGACGGACGCGCGCTCCAGTGGGACGACGAGGGGACCTACGTTGGCGACGGGAAGGTTCACCACACCCGCACCTACGAGTGGCCGCACCCCCTGTCAGAAGTCGTGACGGCTTTGCTGGCCCACGGCCTAGCGATCGTGGCGCTCGATGAGGGCAAGACGCTCCCGTGGCAATTCTCGCCGCGCATGCAGCCGGTGAGCAATGAGCCTGATGCGGACTACGCCTGGCCGGAGCACGAGCGCGATCTGGTGCCTTGCACCTTCACTGTGGTGGCCTGGCGGCTTTAG